A stretch of Triticum aestivum cultivar Chinese Spring chromosome 1D, IWGSC CS RefSeq v2.1, whole genome shotgun sequence DNA encodes these proteins:
- the LOC123157328 gene encoding uncharacterized protein — MPSWNDEETSSEECEVVSMDMGLMEEPDTTVEPLFYGQLELAHPKCILHQLRPIKRVAFEGPVTGRRFYGCPVQENGVNCGVVEWVDGPWPTVLQRCLCKLWEMFHEQNFGRVQDKEKFEKELARLKSEHERELAKLRTEDDKLCIEYTKLVDDVSKMFDWQDGRVDKKVYQKQVEEEELEKKKKELEEKAMLEVQMEKLKLAKEQRCILQSQADIIKNTRKAMKAVEVDRDVLKKEKAKLELFVAELLKEGYGSKEKLEQIKAILES, encoded by the exons ATGCCTTCCTGGAACGACGAGGAAACCAGCTCGGAGGAGTGCGAGGTTGTCAGCATGGACATGGGACTTATG GAGGAACCAGACACCACTGTGGAGCCCCTTTTCTATGGCCAACTTGAGCTTGCTCATCCCAAGTGCATTCTGCACCAACTGAGGCCTATTAAGCGTGTTGCTTTTGAAGGGCCTGTAACAGGAAGGCGTTTCTATGGCTGCCCAGTCCAG GAAAATGGTGTGAATTGTGGTGTTGTAGAGTGGGTTGATGGGCCTTGGCCAACTGTTCTTCAGAGATGTTTGTGCAAACTATGGGAGATGTTCCATGAGCAGAACTTTGGAAGGGTACAGGACAAGGAGAAGTTTGAGAAGGAGTTGGCCAGGCTTAAGAGTGAACATGAAAGGGAGTTGGCCAAGCTTAGGACTGAAGATGACAAGCTTTGCATTGAGTACACCaagcttgttgatgatgtatccaagATGTTTGATTGGCAGGATGGTAGGGTGGACAAGAAGGTGTACCAGAAACAAGTGGAGGAGGAAGaacttgagaagaagaagaaggagctagAGGAGAAAGCTATGTTGGAGGTGCAGATGGAAAAGCTCAAACTTGCAAAAGAGCAGAGGTGTATTTTGCAGAGCCAAGCTGATATCATCAAGAACACCAGGAAGGCTATGAAGGCTGTTGAAGTTGACAGAGATGTTcttaagaaggagaaggcaaagcttgAGCTTTTTGTTGCTGAGCTACTGAAAGAAGGGTATGGCAGCAAGGAGAAGTTAGAGCAAATCAAGGCCATCCTTGAGTCTTGA